From Draconibacterium halophilum, one genomic window encodes:
- a CDS encoding argininosuccinate synthase has protein sequence MSKKLVLAFSGGLDTSFCVKYLKEEKGYDVYTAIANTGGFSDEELKVIEERALALGAVEHITLDVTNEYYEKCIRYMVFGNVLRNNTYPISVSSERAFQAIAIIEYAKEIDAKYIAHGSTGAGNDQIRFDLTFQVLAPEIEIITPTRDMLLTRQYEIDYLKKYGFEADFSKMEYSINQGLWGTSVGGKETLTTNKNLPEEAYPSQLETTGEKTIELGFEKGELISLDGEFYENGADVIRALEGVASKYAIGRDTHVGDTIIGIKGRVGFEAAAPLITIKAHHLLEKHTLTKWQSYWKEQLGNWYGMFLHEAMYQEPVMRNIEDFLESTQENVTGKVIVKLRPYNFELVGIESEHDLMNSGFGQYGETVEEWTADDVKGFTKILSNSLKIYNKVNGNL, from the coding sequence ATGAGTAAAAAATTGGTACTGGCATTTAGCGGAGGTTTAGACACATCGTTTTGTGTAAAATACCTGAAGGAAGAAAAAGGTTACGATGTGTACACAGCGATTGCCAACACGGGCGGATTCTCTGACGAAGAATTAAAAGTCATTGAGGAACGCGCGTTGGCGCTGGGCGCAGTTGAGCACATTACACTCGATGTGACCAACGAGTATTACGAAAAATGTATCCGCTACATGGTTTTTGGGAATGTTCTACGTAATAATACGTACCCTATTTCGGTAAGCTCCGAAAGAGCGTTTCAGGCAATTGCTATTATTGAGTATGCCAAAGAAATTGATGCAAAATACATTGCTCACGGAAGTACCGGCGCCGGAAACGATCAGATTCGTTTCGACCTTACTTTCCAGGTGTTGGCTCCTGAGATCGAGATCATCACGCCTACCCGCGACATGTTGCTTACTCGTCAGTACGAAATTGATTACCTTAAAAAATACGGTTTCGAAGCCGATTTCTCGAAAATGGAATACTCCATTAATCAGGGACTTTGGGGAACAAGCGTTGGTGGAAAAGAGACATTGACCACTAACAAAAATCTTCCTGAAGAAGCTTATCCTAGTCAATTAGAAACTACCGGTGAAAAAACTATTGAACTTGGTTTTGAAAAAGGCGAGCTGATTTCGCTCGACGGTGAATTTTATGAAAACGGCGCGGATGTAATTCGCGCACTGGAAGGCGTTGCGTCGAAATATGCCATTGGCCGCGACACACATGTTGGTGATACTATTATTGGTATTAAAGGCCGCGTTGGTTTTGAGGCTGCCGCACCGCTGATTACCATTAAAGCACACCACCTGCTGGAAAAACATACGCTTACCAAATGGCAATCGTACTGGAAAGAGCAGCTGGGCAATTGGTATGGAATGTTCTTACACGAAGCCATGTATCAGGAGCCGGTAATGCGCAACATTGAAGATTTCCTGGAATCAACACAGGAAAATGTAACCGGAAAAGTGATCGTAAAACTGAGACCTTACAATTTCGAGTTAGTAGGAATTGAATCGGAGCACGACTTAATGAATTCAGGATTTGGCCAGTATGGCGAAACTGTTGAAGAATGGACTGCCGACGATGTTAAAGGATTTACCAAAATCTTATCGAACTCACTAAAAATCTACAATAAAGTAAACGGAAATTTATAG
- a CDS encoding GNAT family N-acetyltransferase: MKRLKDIEVTIANEKHLKFIDAINDAIDSASQQRGTGIARRSYEYLSSKMKEGKAIIALDEENFAGFCYVETWQEKGFVANSGLIVAEGYRGLGLAKAIKKKAFELSRKKYPNSKIFGLTTGLAVMKINHELGYRPVTFSELTLDDQFWKGCEGCVNHDILERTGRTKCLCTGMLYDPAWEKPSYANGNGIRKRSLLDLLPKRFAGVAKKKNNQSDNKK; encoded by the coding sequence ATGAAGCGATTAAAAGACATAGAAGTAACTATTGCCAACGAAAAACACCTGAAGTTTATCGATGCAATTAATGATGCCATCGACAGTGCTTCGCAACAGCGCGGAACAGGTATTGCACGTCGGTCTTATGAATACCTTTCTTCAAAAATGAAGGAGGGAAAAGCAATTATTGCACTTGATGAAGAAAACTTTGCAGGATTTTGTTACGTAGAAACCTGGCAGGAAAAAGGCTTTGTTGCTAACTCGGGACTAATTGTTGCCGAAGGATACCGTGGTCTTGGATTAGCAAAAGCCATTAAGAAGAAAGCATTTGAGCTGTCGCGCAAAAAATATCCAAACTCAAAAATATTTGGTTTAACCACAGGTTTGGCCGTAATGAAAATCAACCACGAGTTGGGATATCGCCCGGTAACATTTTCGGAGTTAACATTAGACGACCAATTTTGGAAAGGCTGCGAGGGTTGTGTTAATCACGACATTTTAGAGCGTACGGGAAGAACAAAATGCCTGTGCACCGGAATGTTATACGATCCAGCCTGGGAGAAACCATCTTACGCTAACGGAAACGGAATTAGAAAACGTAGCTTGCTCGATCTTCTGCCAAAACGATTTGCGGGTGTTGCAAAAAAGAAAAACAATCAATCAGATAATAAAAAGTAG
- a CDS encoding glycoside hydrolase family protein yields the protein MIISFRATGEGHISSIVIRTGVLDKNNNLSIEPVGKMLQEAKHIRRHVYDKASFKKKLKEMEDIHAIIPSGLILDKLNDTFTYGELRDCIKEAKKSLHLAADKGVLFNQVMWLASSHYELDFLLDTNISERVIFPVSANEKNGVEDARFVKFIDDDGKISYYATYTAYDGTTILPKMLDTTDFTTSGLYHFMGKLPKTKEWRYSRVK from the coding sequence GTGATTATCAGCTTCAGGGCCACTGGGGAAGGGCATATTTCATCCATCGTAATCAGAACAGGAGTTCTTGATAAAAACAATAATCTTTCCATTGAACCGGTAGGTAAAATGCTGCAAGAGGCAAAGCATATCCGGCGACATGTGTATGACAAGGCTTCCTTTAAGAAGAAACTAAAAGAGATGGAGGATATTCATGCAATAATCCCATCTGGCTTAATTCTCGACAAGTTAAACGATACATTTACTTATGGCGAACTGCGCGATTGTATAAAAGAAGCCAAAAAATCGTTGCACCTTGCTGCAGACAAGGGAGTTTTGTTTAACCAGGTTATGTGGCTGGCCTCATCACATTACGAACTTGATTTTTTGCTGGACACCAACATTTCAGAACGGGTAATTTTTCCGGTTTCGGCAAACGAAAAAAACGGTGTTGAAGATGCACGTTTCGTAAAGTTTATTGACGATGACGGCAAAATAAGTTACTATGCAACCTATACGGCATACGACGGCACCACCATTCTGCCAAAGATGCTCGACACTACTGATTTTACCACTTCCGGGTTATACCACTTCATGGGGAAATTGCCCAAAACAAAGGAATGGCGCTATTCCCGCGTAAAGTAA
- the argC gene encoding N-acetyl-gamma-glutamyl-phosphate reductase, translated as MIKVGIIGGAGYTAGELLRILLNHPQAEIGFVQSTSNAGNLISDVHIDLLGETEIKFTDQMPFDEVDVIFLCMGHGKSIEFMEKNTFPKYLKIIDLSHDYRLKREGNDFVYGLPELNREEIESSERIANPGCFATGIQLALLPLAANDMLQDEIHVQAITGSTGAGQKPTATSHFSWRSSNVSAYKIFEHQHEGEIIQSLTQLQPGFEKDFNFVPIRGNHTRGIFVACYTKFDGSLEEANEIYKDYYADHPFVFITDKNPGVKQVVNTNKGVIYLEKHGNKLVIISLTDNLIKGASGQAVQNMNLMFGLDEKTGLSLKPVAF; from the coding sequence ATGATTAAAGTTGGAATTATAGGAGGAGCCGGATACACTGCCGGAGAGCTGTTAAGAATTTTATTAAATCATCCGCAAGCAGAAATTGGTTTTGTGCAAAGCACCAGCAATGCCGGCAACCTGATTTCGGATGTACACATTGATTTGCTGGGTGAAACCGAAATCAAATTTACCGACCAAATGCCTTTTGATGAAGTGGATGTTATTTTCCTTTGCATGGGGCATGGCAAGTCGATCGAATTCATGGAGAAAAATACTTTCCCGAAATACTTAAAAATTATCGACTTAAGCCACGACTACCGGCTTAAAAGAGAAGGCAACGACTTTGTTTATGGTTTGCCTGAATTAAATCGGGAAGAAATTGAGTCATCAGAACGAATTGCCAATCCGGGTTGTTTTGCTACCGGAATTCAGCTAGCACTTTTGCCACTTGCAGCCAACGATATGTTGCAGGACGAGATTCATGTGCAAGCCATTACCGGATCAACCGGTGCCGGACAAAAACCAACCGCAACCTCGCATTTCAGCTGGAGAAGCAGCAATGTTTCGGCTTATAAAATTTTCGAGCATCAGCACGAAGGCGAGATCATCCAAAGCCTTACGCAATTGCAGCCGGGATTTGAAAAGGATTTCAATTTTGTACCGATTCGCGGAAACCATACACGGGGTATATTTGTAGCTTGTTATACAAAATTTGATGGCTCGCTTGAAGAAGCCAATGAAATTTACAAGGATTACTATGCCGATCATCCATTCGTTTTTATCACGGATAAAAATCCGGGCGTAAAACAGGTAGTAAATACCAACAAAGGCGTAATATATTTGGAAAAACACGGTAACAAACTGGTAATAATCAGCTTAACCGACAATTTAATAAAAGGCGCATCCGGACAAGCAGTTCAGAATATGAACCTGATGTTTGGCCTGGATGAAAAAACCGGACTAAGTTTAAAACCGGTAGCTTTTTAA
- a CDS encoding glycoside hydrolase family 130 protein produces the protein MALFPRKVNGKYAMLCRLDGFNNYIAFSDNISIWCEAKLLQQPKFPWEFIQIGNCGSPIETPEGWLVLSHRVGPMREYVLGTSLFDLQNPEIEIGRLKFPLLIPNTEEREGYVPNVVYSCGSIINNNELIIPYAMSDYASTYATVNLRELLNELKNSK, from the coding sequence ATGGCGCTATTCCCGCGTAAAGTAAACGGGAAATATGCCATGCTCTGTCGACTTGATGGTTTTAATAACTACATTGCTTTTTCTGATAATATTTCCATTTGGTGCGAGGCAAAATTATTACAGCAACCCAAATTTCCATGGGAATTTATTCAAATCGGGAATTGTGGCTCGCCTATTGAAACACCGGAAGGTTGGTTAGTTTTAAGCCATCGTGTTGGCCCGATGCGGGAATATGTTCTCGGAACATCGTTGTTCGATCTTCAAAACCCTGAGATCGAAATCGGACGACTAAAGTTTCCGTTGCTAATTCCCAACACCGAAGAGCGGGAAGGATATGTACCCAATGTGGTTTATTCCTGCGGATCGATAATCAATAATAATGAATTAATAATCCCCTATGCTATGTCTGATTATGCTTCAACTTATGCAACGGTTAATCTGAGAGAACTTCTGAACGAGTTGAAAAATTCCAAATAA
- the carA gene encoding glutamine-hydrolyzing carbamoyl-phosphate synthase small subunit — translation MYKVKQAKLTLEDGTVFIGKSFGSEKAVAGEVVFYTAMTGYPESLTDPSYTGQILVSTYPMIGNYGVPFNKKENGIHKHYESHKMHISGLIISDYSFEFSHWNAEKSLSDWLKEHNVPGLFDIDTRALTKILREKGSMLGKIEFEDEIDFYDPNKENLVAVASCKEREVYGDGEHKVVLVDCGVKNNILRCLLRRGATVIRVPWDYDYTKEEFDGLFISNGPGDPAKCDVTVEYIKNVMGTEKPIMGICLGNQLLARAAGAETYKLKFGHRSHNQPVLLEGTNKCYITSQNHGFAVATDTLPSDWEPLFTNVNDGTNEGIRHKTKPFFSTQFHPEAWSGPVDTEFLFDEFIKSIEESKK, via the coding sequence ATGTACAAAGTAAAACAGGCAAAATTAACTCTTGAAGACGGTACCGTTTTTATCGGAAAATCGTTCGGAAGCGAAAAAGCGGTTGCCGGAGAGGTAGTTTTTTATACAGCAATGACGGGGTATCCGGAGAGTTTGACTGACCCATCGTACACGGGGCAGATCTTGGTTTCTACCTATCCAATGATTGGAAACTATGGCGTTCCATTTAACAAAAAAGAGAACGGTATTCACAAGCATTACGAATCGCACAAAATGCACATTTCCGGCCTGATAATCTCAGATTATTCATTTGAATTTAGCCACTGGAACGCAGAAAAAAGTTTGAGCGACTGGCTAAAAGAACACAATGTGCCGGGGTTGTTTGATATTGATACGAGAGCCTTAACAAAAATTTTACGTGAGAAAGGTTCGATGTTAGGTAAGATCGAATTTGAAGATGAAATTGACTTTTACGATCCGAATAAAGAAAACCTGGTAGCGGTTGCAAGTTGCAAGGAGCGTGAGGTTTACGGAGACGGAGAACACAAAGTGGTACTGGTAGACTGCGGCGTAAAAAACAACATTCTTCGTTGTTTGCTTAGGCGTGGAGCAACTGTTATTCGCGTGCCATGGGATTACGATTATACCAAAGAAGAGTTTGACGGATTGTTTATCTCGAACGGACCGGGCGACCCGGCCAAGTGCGATGTAACAGTTGAATACATTAAAAATGTAATGGGAACTGAAAAGCCAATTATGGGAATTTGCCTGGGTAACCAGTTGTTGGCACGTGCCGCCGGAGCCGAGACTTATAAATTGAAATTTGGTCACCGCAGTCACAACCAGCCGGTATTGTTAGAAGGAACAAATAAATGTTACATCACTTCGCAGAACCATGGTTTTGCGGTAGCAACCGACACTTTGCCTAGCGACTGGGAACCGTTATTTACGAATGTGAACGATGGAACCAACGAAGGAATCAGGCACAAAACAAAGCCGTTCTTTTCGACGCAGTTTCACCCGGAAGCATGGAGTGGCCCGGTAGATACTGAGTTTTTATTTGATGAATTCATTAAAAGTATCGAAGAGAGCAAGAAGTAG
- the argR gene encoding arginine repressor has product MKNKVQRQLEIRKIIHRGSVHSQDELLVELKRRGYELTQATLSRDLKVLQVAKVPHPAKGYVYTIPENGQLEKANSEHRNRINYLADGFKDIQFSGNLAVIRTVPGYANSIAAVIDATSPWEILGTVAGDDTILIIQREGISKNDLTEALIKILPKLNDKL; this is encoded by the coding sequence ATGAAGAATAAAGTACAACGACAACTGGAAATACGCAAAATAATCCACCGAGGCAGCGTGCACAGCCAAGATGAGTTATTGGTTGAACTAAAACGTCGCGGATACGAGCTGACACAAGCTACCCTGTCGCGCGATTTAAAGGTTCTGCAGGTTGCAAAAGTTCCGCATCCGGCAAAAGGATATGTTTATACGATTCCTGAAAATGGCCAATTGGAGAAGGCAAATTCAGAGCACAGAAACAGGATAAATTACCTGGCTGATGGATTTAAGGATATACAGTTCTCGGGCAACCTGGCCGTTATAAGGACAGTGCCAGGATACGCCAACAGTATTGCCGCAGTAATTGATGCGACGAGCCCATGGGAAATTTTGGGGACAGTAGCCGGAGATGATACTATATTAATAATACAACGGGAAGGAATATCGAAAAATGATTTGACTGAGGCATTAATAAAAATTCTGCCAAAGCTAAACGACAAATTGTAG
- the carB gene encoding carbamoyl-phosphate synthase (glutamine-hydrolyzing) large subunit, translating to MIETHIKKAIVLGSGALKIGEAGEFDYSGSQALKALKEEGVETVLINPNIATIQTSDDIADKIYFLPVTPHFVEEVIKKEKPQGILLAFGGQTALNCGVALYETGVLEKYNVEVVGTPVQSIIDTEDRDIFSNMLAEIGVKTPKSIAAANMAEAKAAAKEVGFPIIIRAAYTLGGLGSGFCENEEELEALAGSAFSYSPQILVEESIKGWKEVEYEVVRDKHDNCITVCNMENFDPLGIHTGESIVVAPSQTLSNSEYHKLREISIKIIRRVGVIGECNVQFALDPYSEDYRVIEVNARLSRSSALASKATGYPLAFVAAKLGLGYGLHELKNSVTKVTTACFEPALDYCVVKIPRWDLSKFVGVSKTIGSSMKSVGEIMAIGRTFEEAIQKGIRMVGLGMHGFVANNEEITIEGIEEELSNPTDRRIFAIAEAFNKNYSIDQIHDKTKIDRWFLQKLNNIHKIKLELQNFKELEKLPIPLLKASKQAGYSDFQIARLVLNSKNVNINEDILKVREFRKANGIVPVVKQIDTLAGEYPAQTNYLYLTHSGTENDVEYLGDHKSVIVLGSGAYRIGSSVEFDWCSVNTIKTIKEQGYRSVMINYNPETVSTDYDTCDRLYFDELTFERVMDVYDLENPHGVVVSMGGQIPNNLAMKLDGQNVPILGTSAKKIDNAEDREKFSSLLDKLGVDQPRWARLSTIEEIHKFVDEVGYPLLIRPSYVLSGAAMNVVSNPDQLEHFLQMATNVSKEHPVVVTEFIEQAKEIEVDAVANKGEMVAYAISEHVEFAGVHSGDATIVFPPQKLYVETIRRVKKIAREIAKGLEITGPFNMQFLAKDNDIKVIECNLRASRSFPFVSKVMKLNLIEIATKVMLGIDVPKPDKSLFELDYVGVKAPQFSFARLLKADPVLGVDMSSTGEVGCIGETYYEAIIKAMMSVGYNFPKKNILISSGPSRGKVELLNSAKLLIGKGYNIFATEGTHKFFRENGVENTLVHWPDEEDQSPNSIEMIKNKKIDLVVNIPKNHTNRELKNGYQIRRSSIDYNIPLITNARVASAFLSGICKYKLEDIKVMSWDEYKE from the coding sequence ATGATAGAAACACATATTAAAAAAGCAATTGTTCTTGGTTCGGGAGCACTTAAAATTGGAGAGGCCGGTGAGTTCGATTATTCCGGTTCGCAGGCACTAAAAGCGTTGAAAGAAGAAGGTGTTGAAACGGTTCTTATTAATCCGAATATTGCAACTATTCAGACATCCGATGACATTGCAGACAAAATTTACTTTTTGCCTGTTACGCCTCATTTTGTTGAAGAGGTAATTAAAAAAGAAAAACCACAGGGAATACTTCTGGCTTTTGGAGGGCAAACCGCACTAAACTGCGGGGTTGCACTATACGAAACGGGAGTGCTCGAAAAATATAATGTTGAAGTAGTTGGTACGCCGGTTCAGTCGATTATTGATACCGAAGATCGCGATATTTTTTCGAACATGCTGGCAGAAATTGGTGTGAAAACGCCAAAAAGTATTGCTGCTGCAAATATGGCTGAGGCGAAAGCAGCAGCCAAAGAGGTTGGGTTTCCAATTATTATCCGTGCTGCCTACACACTGGGTGGTTTAGGATCTGGCTTCTGCGAAAACGAAGAAGAACTGGAAGCACTGGCCGGAAGTGCATTTTCTTACTCACCGCAAATTCTGGTTGAAGAATCGATTAAAGGATGGAAAGAGGTGGAGTACGAAGTGGTGCGCGATAAGCACGACAACTGTATTACCGTTTGTAATATGGAGAACTTCGACCCGCTGGGAATTCACACCGGTGAGAGTATTGTTGTGGCTCCATCGCAAACATTATCTAACTCAGAATACCATAAACTACGTGAGATTTCGATAAAAATTATTCGTAGAGTAGGTGTGATTGGTGAGTGTAACGTACAGTTTGCACTCGATCCTTACTCGGAAGATTACCGTGTAATTGAGGTAAATGCACGCTTATCGCGTTCGTCAGCACTGGCATCAAAAGCGACAGGTTATCCGTTGGCATTTGTTGCAGCAAAATTGGGTTTGGGTTATGGTTTGCACGAACTAAAAAACTCAGTTACCAAAGTAACAACAGCTTGTTTCGAACCTGCGCTCGACTACTGTGTAGTAAAGATTCCACGTTGGGATTTGAGCAAATTCGTTGGCGTTTCGAAAACTATTGGAAGTTCGATGAAATCGGTTGGCGAGATTATGGCCATCGGACGAACTTTTGAAGAGGCTATACAGAAAGGAATACGAATGGTTGGTTTGGGAATGCACGGTTTTGTGGCCAACAACGAGGAGATTACAATAGAGGGGATTGAAGAAGAGTTGTCAAATCCTACCGACCGACGAATATTTGCCATTGCCGAGGCTTTTAATAAAAATTACTCCATTGATCAGATTCATGACAAAACAAAAATCGATCGATGGTTTTTACAAAAGCTGAATAATATTCACAAGATAAAATTGGAATTACAGAATTTTAAGGAGCTGGAGAAATTACCAATTCCGCTGTTGAAAGCATCAAAACAGGCCGGTTATTCCGATTTTCAGATTGCACGTTTGGTGCTGAACAGTAAGAATGTAAATATTAATGAAGACATTCTGAAAGTTAGAGAATTCAGAAAAGCTAACGGTATTGTACCCGTAGTAAAACAAATTGATACGCTGGCAGGAGAATATCCGGCGCAGACCAATTACCTGTATCTTACACATAGCGGCACGGAGAATGATGTCGAGTATTTGGGAGATCACAAGTCAGTTATAGTACTCGGATCCGGAGCTTATCGAATTGGTAGTTCGGTAGAATTTGACTGGTGTAGCGTAAATACTATTAAAACGATTAAAGAGCAGGGCTACCGTTCGGTAATGATCAATTACAACCCGGAAACGGTGAGTACGGATTACGATACCTGCGACAGACTTTATTTTGATGAGTTGACTTTTGAGCGCGTAATGGATGTATATGATCTGGAGAATCCGCATGGTGTTGTGGTTTCAATGGGTGGTCAGATTCCAAATAACCTGGCGATGAAGCTGGATGGACAGAATGTTCCGATCCTTGGTACATCAGCCAAAAAGATTGACAATGCCGAAGACCGCGAGAAATTCTCTTCGCTGCTCGACAAGCTGGGAGTAGATCAGCCACGTTGGGCACGCCTGTCTACCATTGAAGAAATTCATAAGTTTGTTGATGAGGTAGGTTATCCATTGTTGATTCGTCCATCATACGTACTCTCGGGTGCGGCAATGAATGTCGTTTCCAACCCTGACCAATTAGAGCATTTCCTTCAGATGGCGACTAATGTTTCGAAGGAACATCCGGTAGTTGTTACCGAGTTTATCGAGCAGGCGAAAGAGATTGAAGTTGATGCAGTGGCCAATAAAGGAGAAATGGTTGCTTATGCTATTTCCGAACATGTGGAATTTGCAGGAGTTCACTCGGGCGATGCTACCATTGTTTTTCCGCCACAAAAGCTGTATGTTGAAACCATTCGCAGGGTAAAGAAAATTGCACGTGAGATTGCAAAAGGACTGGAGATTACCGGGCCTTTTAATATGCAGTTCCTGGCAAAAGATAACGATATAAAAGTTATTGAGTGTAACCTGCGTGCCTCGCGAAGTTTCCCGTTTGTTTCGAAGGTGATGAAACTTAACCTGATTGAAATTGCCACAAAAGTAATGCTCGGGATAGATGTTCCGAAACCAGACAAGTCGTTGTTCGAACTGGATTATGTAGGCGTAAAAGCACCGCAGTTCTCGTTCGCCCGATTACTGAAAGCCGACCCTGTTTTGGGCGTTGACATGTCGTCGACCGGAGAGGTTGGTTGTATTGGCGAAACCTATTACGAAGCCATTATAAAAGCAATGATGTCTGTTGGTTACAACTTTCCCAAAAAGAACATCCTTATTTCATCGGGTCCGTCGCGCGGCAAAGTGGAGTTACTAAACAGTGCAAAACTGCTGATTGGAAAAGGCTATAATATATTTGCTACGGAAGGAACGCATAAGTTTTTCCGCGAGAATGGCGTTGAAAATACATTGGTGCATTGGCCAGATGAAGAAGATCAGTCGCCAAATTCGATTGAGATGATAAAAAATAAGAAGATTGATCTGGTGGTTAACATTCCGAAAAACCATACCAACCGCGAGTTGAAAAATGGTTACCAGATCCGTCGTAGTTCAATCGATTATAACATTCCGCTAATTACCAATGCCCGTGTGGCCAGTGCATTTCTTTCCGGAATTTGCAAATACAAGCTTGAGGATATTAAAGTAATGAGTTGGGACGAATACAAAGAGTAG
- a CDS encoding DUF4369 domain-containing protein: protein MKGLKFICSGLFLVVILAFNVSAQSHNVTIKISNQPNNEIILGSIKGDEFTPIDTTEVVNSIIKFQLYSSNPTGVYRIILGKTAYARVMNKPPQQLDFIYNNEDVFLETDFMDPAAKLKVIQSNENKIWYDFIAKEKILKEELQLLEKEVDYYWERKDTSTATMKANEFNQLQMDRESFIMQTVNSYGDTYAANMIKMYSEPIRDGYLSAEQRDDDYKTNYFNKLDFTDESLINSMVYSDKVFHFLVICNDKGFTPEQRETEYEKAIDIIVTNTNQNEKVHQFILDYMVDGFELLKMDKLITYITDNY from the coding sequence ATGAAAGGATTGAAATTTATATGCTCAGGTTTATTCTTGGTTGTAATTCTTGCCTTCAATGTGTCGGCTCAGTCGCACAATGTCACTATTAAAATAAGCAACCAGCCCAATAACGAAATAATTCTCGGTTCAATAAAAGGTGATGAGTTCACTCCAATTGACACTACTGAGGTGGTAAATAGTATCATTAAATTTCAATTGTACTCATCAAACCCAACCGGTGTATACCGAATTATTTTGGGAAAAACCGCTTACGCCAGAGTAATGAATAAACCTCCTCAACAACTTGATTTTATTTACAATAACGAAGATGTCTTTCTGGAAACCGACTTTATGGACCCTGCAGCTAAACTGAAAGTAATTCAATCGAATGAGAATAAGATTTGGTATGATTTTATTGCAAAGGAAAAGATCTTAAAAGAGGAACTTCAGCTATTGGAAAAGGAAGTAGATTATTATTGGGAAAGAAAAGATACCTCTACTGCAACAATGAAAGCAAATGAATTTAATCAACTTCAAATGGACCGTGAATCTTTTATTATGCAAACAGTAAATAGTTATGGCGATACGTATGCGGCTAACATGATTAAAATGTATTCCGAACCTATTCGGGATGGGTATTTGTCTGCCGAGCAAAGGGATGATGATTATAAGACAAACTACTTTAACAAACTTGATTTTACTGATGAGTCTTTAATCAATTCCATGGTTTATTCTGATAAAGTATTCCATTTCCTGGTAATTTGTAATGATAAGGGGTTCACACCAGAGCAAAGGGAAACTGAATACGAAAAAGCAATTGATATAATAGTAACGAATACGAACCAGAACGAAAAGGTACACCAATTTATTCTCGACTATATGGTTGATGGGTTTGAGCTGTTAAAAATGGATAAGCTGATAACTTATATTACTGATAACTATTAA